The Coleofasciculus chthonoplastes PCC 7420 sequence GGGTGAACAGCAGATAGCTCAAGTGGTGGAACTCCTGCGCCAAGGGGATAGGGTTCAGGGGGTGAAAACCTCAGATAATCAAACCTATCATGCTGCCAATACAGTGGTTTGTGCCGGGGGATTCAGTCGCGCCTTGCTTAACGCCGCTGGGATTCAGGTGCGCGTCTACTTCACCCACGCGGAGATGATTGAAACGCCACCAGTTGACCTGAAATTGCGAACATTAGTCATGCCCGCAAACACCCAACGCTTTCAACTTGAAGCTCAAGCCAGCGCTGCGGAGGTAGAACCCTTTTGGGATCAACGGGGTTATGAACCTGTACCGCCGATTTTAGACGCGGGGGCGATTCAGTTTCTAGATGGCAGTTTACGAATGGGTCAAATTAGTCGTGTTCTGACTCAACCCTTTGCCGCCATAAACTCAGCCGCGAGTGAGTCTGCGATTCGTACTCAGGTGGGGAATGTCCTACCTGCTTTAGCCAGCCTACCGGGAACTTGGCATCACTGTTTAGTGGCATTTGGTGGTAATAATTTACCTGTGGTGGGAGCAATTGAGGGCGTAGAGGGTGTCTATATTTTCTCTGGATTTACCAATCCTCTGGTATATGTGCCACCCTTAGCCCAACGCTTTGCCCAATGGGTTATGGGTAAAGAGGATCAGATTATCGCTCAAATTTCGCAGAATTTGTAGGGAATAGGGAACGGGGAAGCGGGGGAGCATGTTGAATATCACGCTCCTTAAGCTAGGTTCGTAGTAGGCACTTTAGTGCCAGAAGTCAGAAGCGCTTTAGCGCTTACTACAAACTCTTAACTTGTCAATGACTAGCCGCTGTAGCTTTTTCTTGAGGTTTGGCTGAGCCTTGAGTTCCCAATTGGATTAACTCAATCTTATAGCCAGTCGGGTCTTGGACAAAAGCGATGACAGTGGAACCATGTTTCATTGGACCGGGTTCCCGCACGACTTTACCACCCCGTTCCTTGATTTGCTCACAGGTTCCGTAAATATCATCCACGCCAATCGCAATGTGACCATAGGCATCACCCAACTCGTATTGGTCAACACCCCAGTTGTAGGTGAGTTCTAACACGGTATGGTCAGATTCATCGCCATAGCCGACAAACGCTAAGGTGAATTTCCCGCCGGGATAGTCTTTTTTCCGCAATAGTTTCATTCCCAGCACGTCACAGTAGAATTTGAGCGACTCATCTAAGTCACCGACGCGCAGCATTGTATGTAGCATTCGCATAGCTGATTATAGA is a genomic window containing:
- a CDS encoding NAD(P)/FAD-dependent oxidoreductase, with product MKTYDWIVVGRGITGAALAYELAQVGLRVLLVDSDTAIQGATRYSYGGLAYWSGKSDLTRVMCAEGIERHRHLSAALDHDTQFRELDLVLTISANQDPEKMAAAYADCAIPPKLLSVEDACELEPLLNPNAIAGVLTVRHGHIHPEHLTQGYRQAFCRAGGEQQIAQVVELLRQGDRVQGVKTSDNQTYHAANTVVCAGGFSRALLNAAGIQVRVYFTHAEMIETPPVDLKLRTLVMPANTQRFQLEAQASAAEVEPFWDQRGYEPVPPILDAGAIQFLDGSLRMGQISRVLTQPFAAINSAASESAIRTQVGNVLPALASLPGTWHHCLVAFGGNNLPVVGAIEGVEGVYIFSGFTNPLVYVPPLAQRFAQWVMGKEDQIIAQISQNL
- the gloA gene encoding lactoylglutathione lyase encodes the protein MRMLHTMLRVGDLDESLKFYCDVLGMKLLRKKDYPGGKFTLAFVGYGDESDHTVLELTYNWGVDQYELGDAYGHIAIGVDDIYGTCEQIKERGGKVVREPGPMKHGSTVIAFVQDPTGYKIELIQLGTQGSAKPQEKATAASH